A stretch of Vannielia litorea DNA encodes these proteins:
- the lpdA gene encoding dihydrolipoyl dehydrogenase, translating into MSAYDVIIIGAGPGGYVCAIRCAQLGLKTAVVEGRETLGGTCLNVGCIPSKALLHASHLLHEAEHNFAEMGLKGKAPSVDWAQMKAYKQKTVDQNTGGIEFLFKKNKIDWLKGWGSIPEAGKVKVGEEVHEAKHIVIATGSEPASIPGAEVEIDEKTVVTSTGALELGKVPNEMVVVGGGVIGLELGSVYARLGTKVTVVEFLDAITPGADAEVAKTFQRILKKQGLEFVMGAAVNKVETKGGKATVHYKLRKDESDHTLKADTVLVATGRKPYVEGLGLEGLGVKLTKRGQVEVDDHFQTAVKGIYAIGDAIPGPMLAHKAEDEGTALAEMLAGQKPHINYGLIPGVIYTAPEVASVGETEETLKEKGRAYKVGKFPFMGNARAKSVHQAEGFVKMLADKETDRILGCHIIGPAAGELIHEICVAMEFGASAEDVARTCHAHPTFSEAVRESALACGDGAIHA; encoded by the coding sequence ATGTCTGCATATGACGTGATCATCATCGGCGCCGGCCCCGGCGGCTACGTCTGCGCCATCCGCTGTGCCCAGCTGGGCCTGAAAACCGCCGTGGTCGAGGGCCGCGAAACGCTGGGCGGCACCTGCCTCAACGTGGGCTGCATCCCCTCCAAGGCGCTGCTGCATGCCTCCCACCTGCTGCATGAGGCCGAGCACAACTTTGCCGAGATGGGGCTGAAGGGAAAGGCGCCCTCCGTCGATTGGGCGCAGATGAAGGCCTACAAGCAGAAGACCGTGGACCAGAACACCGGGGGCATCGAATTTCTGTTCAAGAAGAACAAGATCGACTGGCTCAAGGGCTGGGGCTCGATCCCCGAGGCCGGCAAGGTCAAGGTGGGCGAGGAGGTGCATGAGGCCAAGCACATCGTCATCGCCACGGGCTCCGAGCCTGCGAGCATTCCCGGCGCCGAGGTCGAGATCGACGAGAAAACGGTCGTGACCTCCACCGGCGCGCTGGAGCTGGGCAAGGTTCCGAACGAGATGGTCGTGGTCGGCGGCGGGGTGATCGGGCTGGAGCTGGGCTCTGTCTATGCCCGACTGGGCACCAAGGTCACCGTGGTCGAGTTTCTCGATGCGATCACGCCGGGCGCGGATGCCGAGGTCGCCAAGACCTTCCAGCGGATCCTGAAGAAACAGGGGCTCGAGTTCGTCATGGGCGCCGCCGTGAACAAGGTGGAGACCAAGGGCGGCAAGGCCACGGTGCACTACAAGCTGCGCAAGGATGAGAGCGACCACACGCTGAAGGCCGACACCGTGCTGGTGGCGACGGGTCGCAAGCCCTACGTCGAAGGCCTCGGGCTGGAAGGCCTTGGCGTGAAGCTCACAAAGCGCGGGCAGGTGGAGGTGGACGATCACTTCCAGACCGCGGTGAAGGGCATTTATGCCATCGGTGATGCCATTCCGGGGCCGATGCTCGCGCACAAGGCCGAAGACGAGGGCACCGCGCTGGCCGAGATGCTGGCGGGCCAGAAGCCGCACATCAACTACGGCCTCATTCCGGGCGTGATCTACACCGCGCCCGAGGTGGCGAGCGTGGGCGAGACGGAAGAGACGCTGAAGGAGAAGGGCCGCGCCTACAAGGTCGGCAAGTTCCCCTTCATGGGCAATGCGCGGGCCAAGTCGGTGCACCAGGCCGAGGGTTTCGTGAAGATGCTGGCCGACAAGGAGACCGACCGGATCCTGGGCTGCCACATCATCGGCCCGGCGGCGGGCGAGCTGATCCACGAGATCTGCGTGGCGATGGAGTTCGGTGCCTCCGCCGAGGACGTGGCCCGCACCTGCCACGCGCATCCGACCTTCTCCGAAGCCGTGCGCGAGAGCGCGCTGGCCTGCGGCGACGGGGCGATCCACGCCTGA
- a CDS encoding DUF4440 domain-containing protein encodes MTDFAALENAIWAAASAYDRAAIEELLAPEFFELSRSGRKYTREELLTDTSEGRPSEHRLHGLETQTIGPGVTLVTYISETRYPDEIQWASRSTLWAETPAGWQARFHQGTPLPEGRNAP; translated from the coding sequence ATGACCGATTTCGCCGCGCTCGAAAACGCGATCTGGGCCGCCGCCTCCGCCTATGACCGCGCCGCCATCGAGGAGCTTCTGGCCCCCGAGTTCTTCGAGCTGTCGCGCTCGGGCCGCAAGTATACCCGCGAGGAGCTGCTGACGGACACCTCCGAGGGCCGCCCTTCGGAGCACCGCTTGCACGGGCTCGAGACACAGACGATAGGCCCCGGCGTCACGCTGGTGACCTATATCTCCGAGACCCGCTACCCGGACGAGATTCAATGGGCCAGCCGATCCACTCTCTGGGCCGAAACGCCCGCCGGGTGGCAGGCCCGCTTTCATCAGGGCACACCGCTGCCCGAGGGGCGCAACGCCCCCTGA
- the odhB gene encoding 2-oxoglutarate dehydrogenase complex dihydrolipoyllysine-residue succinyltransferase, whose translation MSTEVRVPTLGESVTEATVATWFKKPGDTVAVDEMLCELETDKVTVEVPAPAAGVMGEIVAAEGDTVSVDALLATISEGGEGAAPAKPAAKAEEPKAEEAAPAAGGASVDVMVPTLGESVTEATVATWFKKVGDSVEADEMLCELETDKVSVEVPAPASGTITEIVAAEGATVEAGGKLAVMSEGAGGGASAPAEGGAATAAPKAPAAESAAKGAKDVENAPSANKMMAEKGLSASDVQGTGKDGRIMKEDVMRAGAAGSKAASAPAPSAPPRGPVAAEDEAREERVKMTRLRQTIARRLKDAQNTAAILTTYNEVDMTEVMALRDEYKELFLKKHGVKLGFMSFFTKACVHALKEVPEVNAEIDGTDIVYKNFVHMGIAAGTPQGLVVPVIRDADAMSFAEIEKAIAEKGARARDGKLSMAEMQGGTFTISNGGVYGSLMSSPILNPPQSGILGMHKIQDRPMVVGGEIKIRPMMYLALSYDHRIVDGKGAVTFLVRVKEALEDPRRLLMDL comes from the coding sequence ATGAGCACCGAAGTCCGCGTGCCCACCCTGGGCGAAAGCGTTACCGAGGCCACCGTCGCCACCTGGTTCAAGAAGCCGGGCGACACCGTGGCGGTCGATGAAATGCTCTGCGAGCTGGAGACCGACAAGGTGACGGTCGAAGTCCCCGCCCCGGCCGCCGGGGTGATGGGCGAGATCGTGGCCGCCGAGGGCGACACCGTGAGCGTGGATGCGCTTCTGGCGACGATCTCGGAGGGCGGCGAAGGTGCCGCCCCGGCCAAGCCCGCCGCCAAGGCCGAAGAGCCCAAGGCAGAGGAGGCCGCCCCTGCCGCGGGCGGGGCCAGCGTTGACGTGATGGTGCCGACGCTCGGCGAGAGCGTGACCGAGGCGACCGTGGCCACCTGGTTCAAGAAGGTCGGCGACAGCGTCGAGGCTGACGAGATGCTCTGCGAACTCGAGACCGACAAGGTGAGCGTCGAGGTGCCCGCACCGGCCTCCGGCACGATCACCGAGATCGTGGCCGCCGAGGGTGCCACGGTGGAAGCCGGCGGCAAGCTGGCGGTGATGAGCGAGGGGGCCGGTGGCGGCGCCTCCGCCCCCGCCGAGGGTGGCGCGGCCACGGCAGCGCCCAAGGCGCCCGCCGCCGAGAGCGCCGCGAAAGGCGCGAAGGACGTGGAGAACGCCCCCTCCGCCAACAAGATGATGGCCGAGAAGGGCCTCTCGGCCTCCGACGTGCAGGGCACCGGCAAGGACGGCCGGATCATGAAGGAAGACGTGATGAGGGCCGGCGCCGCGGGCTCCAAGGCCGCCTCCGCCCCTGCCCCCTCCGCCCCGCCCCGTGGCCCGGTGGCCGCAGAGGACGAGGCGCGCGAGGAGCGGGTCAAGATGACCCGCCTGCGCCAGACCATCGCCCGCCGCCTGAAGGACGCCCAGAACACCGCCGCGATCCTGACCACCTACAACGAGGTGGACATGACCGAGGTGATGGCGCTCCGCGACGAGTACAAGGAGCTGTTCCTCAAGAAGCACGGGGTGAAGCTCGGCTTCATGTCGTTCTTCACCAAGGCCTGCGTGCACGCGCTGAAGGAGGTGCCCGAGGTCAACGCCGAGATCGACGGCACCGACATCGTCTACAAGAACTTCGTCCACATGGGCATCGCCGCCGGCACGCCGCAGGGTCTCGTGGTGCCGGTGATCCGCGATGCCGACGCGATGAGCTTTGCCGAGATCGAGAAGGCGATCGCCGAAAAGGGCGCCCGCGCCCGCGACGGAAAGCTGAGCATGGCCGAGATGCAGGGCGGCACCTTCACCATCTCCAACGGCGGCGTCTACGGTTCGCTGATGTCTTCGCCGATCCTGAACCCCCCGCAGTCGGGCATCCTCGGGATGCACAAGATCCAGGACCGGCCGATGGTGGTGGGTGGCGAGATCAAGATCCGCCCGATGATGTATCTTGCTCTCAGCTACGATCACCGCATCGTCGACGGCAAGGGCGCCGTGACCTTCCTCGTGCGGGTCAAGGAAGCCCTCGAAGACCCCCGCCGGCTGTTGATGGACCTTTGA
- a CDS encoding 2-oxoglutarate dehydrogenase E1 component: MTDQSPNDLFHASSFMQGHNAAYLEQLYAKYADDPNSVDGAWAEFFRQLGDGETDVKAEAKGPSWARKDWPPVPADDLTAALTGEWPAEPTTEGRGAAQKIKEAAGASAAPVSEEAIKTAVLDSIRALMLIRAYRIRGHLVADLDPLGMQDQTPHPELDPKSYGFTDADMDRPIFIDEVLGLKFASLRQILEIVRRTYCGTFALQYMHISDPEEASWLKERIEGLGKEIAFTREGRKAILNKLVEAEGFEKFLHVKYMGTKRFGLDGGESLVPAMEQIIKRGGNLGVKEIVIGMPHRGRLSVLANVMAKPYRAIFNEFQGGSFKPEDVDGSGDVKYHLGASSDRSFDGNTVHLSLTANPSHLEAVNPVVLGKARAKQDQLGDKQRTEVLPILLHGDAAFAGQGVVAECFGLSGLRGHRTGGTIHIVVNNQIGFTTAPHFSRSSPYPTDIALMVEAPIFHVNGDDPEAVVHAARVATEFRQKFHKDVVLDIFCYRRFGHNEGDEPMFTNPIMYKRIKGHKTTLSLYTERLVKDGLIPEGEIEDMKAAFQAYLNDEFEAGKNYKPNKADWLDGRWSHLDRRGEEYQRGETAIAEETFKEVGKALTTAPEGYALHKTVERMLGAKAEMIEKGEGIDWATGEALAFGSLLTEGYPVRLAGQDSTRGTFSQRHSAFVNQDTEERYYPLNHIRSGQANYEVIDSMLSEYAVLGFEYGYSLAEPNALVLWEAQFGDFANGAQIMFDQFVSSGESKWLRMSGLVCLLPHGFEGQGPEHSSARLERFLQMCGQDNWIVANCTTPANYFHILRRQVHRSFRKPLILMTPKSLLRHKLAVSRMEEFTTGSSFHRVLWDDAEHGNSDTQLVTDDKIRRVVMCSGKVYYDLLEARDAAGIDDVYLLRIEQFYPFPAISLVKELERFKGAEMIWCQEEPKNQGAWTFIESNIEWVLSRIDAAHTRPHYVGRATSASPATGLASQHKAQQEALVNEALGIEGN, encoded by the coding sequence ATGACCGACCAAAGCCCCAACGACCTTTTCCACGCCTCCAGCTTCATGCAGGGGCACAACGCGGCCTACCTCGAACAGCTTTACGCCAAATACGCCGACGATCCGAATTCGGTCGATGGCGCCTGGGCCGAGTTCTTCCGGCAGCTGGGCGACGGTGAGACCGATGTGAAGGCAGAGGCCAAGGGCCCGTCGTGGGCACGCAAGGACTGGCCACCGGTGCCCGCCGATGACCTGACCGCTGCGCTCACCGGCGAGTGGCCCGCCGAGCCCACCACCGAGGGCCGCGGAGCCGCGCAGAAAATCAAGGAGGCCGCCGGTGCCAGCGCCGCTCCGGTGAGCGAGGAGGCGATCAAGACCGCGGTTCTCGACTCGATCCGCGCGCTGATGCTCATCCGCGCCTACCGGATCCGCGGACACCTCGTGGCCGATCTCGACCCGCTCGGCATGCAGGACCAGACGCCCCATCCCGAGCTCGACCCCAAGAGCTACGGCTTCACCGATGCCGACATGGACCGCCCGATCTTCATCGACGAGGTGCTGGGCCTGAAGTTCGCCTCGCTGCGGCAGATCCTCGAGATCGTCCGGCGCACCTACTGCGGCACCTTTGCCTTGCAGTACATGCACATCTCCGACCCCGAGGAGGCCTCCTGGCTGAAGGAGCGCATCGAGGGGCTGGGCAAGGAGATCGCCTTCACCCGCGAAGGGCGCAAGGCGATCCTGAACAAGCTGGTGGAGGCCGAGGGCTTCGAGAAGTTTCTCCATGTCAAATACATGGGCACAAAGCGGTTTGGCCTGGACGGCGGCGAGAGCCTGGTGCCGGCAATGGAGCAGATCATCAAGCGGGGCGGCAACCTCGGCGTGAAGGAGATCGTGATCGGGATGCCCCACCGGGGCCGCTTGAGCGTGCTGGCCAACGTGATGGCCAAGCCCTACCGCGCGATCTTCAACGAGTTCCAGGGCGGCAGCTTCAAGCCGGAAGACGTGGATGGCTCGGGCGACGTGAAATACCACCTCGGCGCCTCCTCCGACCGTTCGTTCGACGGCAACACCGTGCACCTCAGCCTCACCGCCAACCCCTCGCACCTCGAGGCAGTGAACCCGGTGGTGCTGGGCAAGGCCCGCGCCAAGCAGGACCAGCTGGGCGACAAGCAGCGCACCGAGGTCCTGCCGATCCTTCTGCACGGCGACGCGGCCTTTGCCGGCCAGGGCGTGGTGGCCGAATGTTTCGGCCTGTCGGGCCTGCGCGGGCACCGCACCGGCGGCACCATTCATATCGTGGTGAACAACCAGATCGGCTTCACCACCGCGCCGCATTTCTCGCGCTCGTCGCCCTACCCCACCGACATCGCGCTGATGGTGGAGGCGCCGATCTTCCATGTGAACGGCGACGACCCGGAGGCGGTGGTGCATGCCGCCAGGGTGGCCACCGAGTTCCGCCAGAAGTTCCACAAGGACGTGGTGCTGGACATCTTCTGTTATCGCCGTTTCGGTCATAACGAGGGTGACGAGCCGATGTTCACCAACCCGATCATGTACAAGCGGATCAAGGGTCACAAGACGACCCTGAGCCTCTACACCGAGCGGCTGGTCAAGGACGGGCTGATCCCCGAGGGCGAGATCGAGGACATGAAGGCGGCGTTCCAGGCCTATCTGAACGACGAGTTCGAAGCCGGGAAGAACTACAAGCCCAACAAGGCCGACTGGCTGGATGGCCGCTGGAGCCACCTCGACCGGCGCGGCGAGGAGTACCAGCGCGGCGAGACGGCGATTGCCGAGGAGACCTTCAAGGAGGTCGGCAAGGCGCTGACCACCGCGCCCGAAGGCTATGCGTTGCACAAGACCGTGGAGCGGATGCTGGGCGCGAAGGCCGAGATGATCGAGAAGGGCGAGGGCATCGACTGGGCGACGGGCGAGGCGCTGGCCTTCGGCTCCCTGCTGACCGAGGGCTACCCGGTGCGGCTGGCCGGGCAGGACAGCACCCGCGGCACCTTCTCGCAGCGGCACTCCGCCTTCGTGAACCAGGACACCGAGGAGCGCTACTATCCGCTCAACCACATCCGCTCGGGCCAGGCCAACTACGAGGTCATCGACTCGATGCTCTCGGAATACGCGGTGCTGGGCTTCGAATACGGCTACAGCCTGGCCGAGCCCAACGCACTGGTGCTCTGGGAGGCGCAGTTCGGCGACTTCGCCAACGGTGCGCAGATCATGTTCGACCAGTTCGTCAGCTCGGGCGAGAGCAAGTGGCTGCGGATGTCGGGCCTTGTCTGCCTGCTGCCGCACGGGTTCGAGGGCCAAGGGCCGGAGCACTCCTCCGCCCGTCTCGAGCGCTTCTTGCAGATGTGCGGGCAGGACAACTGGATCGTGGCCAACTGCACGACCCCGGCCAACTACTTCCACATCCTGCGCCGCCAGGTCCACCGCAGCTTCCGCAAGCCGCTGATCCTGATGACGCCGAAATCGCTGCTGCGCCACAAGCTGGCGGTCAGCCGGATGGAGGAGTTCACCACCGGATCGAGCTTTCACCGGGTGCTGTGGGACGATGCCGAGCACGGCAACTCCGACACCCAGCTGGTCACCGATGACAAGATCCGCCGCGTGGTGATGTGCTCCGGCAAGGTCTACTACGACCTGCTGGAGGCGCGCGACGCGGCCGGCATCGACGATGTCTACCTGCTGCGGATCGAGCAGTTCTACCCCTTCCCCGCCATCTCCCTCGTCAAGGAGCTGGAGCGGTTCAAGGGCGCCGAGATGATCTGGTGCCAGGAAGAGCCCAAGAACCAGGGCGCCTGGACGTTCATCGAAAGCAACATCGAATGGGTGCTGAGCCGGATCGACGCCGCCCACACCCGTCCGCATTACGTGGGCCGGGCCACCTCGGCCTCTCCCGCCACCGGCCTCGCCTCGCAGCACAAGGCACAACAGGAAGCCCTCGTGAACGAGGCGCTCGGAATCGAAGGAAACTGA